A portion of the Candidatus Hydrogenedentota bacterium genome contains these proteins:
- a CDS encoding type II toxin-antitoxin system MqsA family antitoxin → MREKQWIDCPACGEKKSMRHLKGQDERYNPKGYPPLDITGLDGQFCETCGEGFWSQTSERTISRMLAQHMAQYDAQRVVAAELVSVKEAAAAMHVTVQGIHKMMDEGRLRYVVAGGSRLPIRKDLAARVKARQHVLT, encoded by the coding sequence ATGCGCGAGAAGCAATGGATCGATTGTCCCGCTTGCGGCGAAAAAAAGAGTATGCGCCATTTGAAGGGGCAAGACGAACGTTATAATCCGAAGGGGTATCCACCCCTCGATATCACAGGCCTGGATGGCCAGTTTTGCGAAACTTGCGGAGAAGGATTTTGGTCCCAGACCTCAGAGCGGACCATTTCGCGGATGTTGGCGCAGCATATGGCCCAGTACGACGCACAACGGGTCGTGGCGGCGGAACTCGTCAGCGTCAAGGAGGCGGCGGCGGCCATGCACGTTACCGTACAGGGTATTCACAAAATGATGGACGAAGGGCGGCTGCGCTACGTGGTCGCTGGTGGTTCCCGTTTGCCGATACGCAAGGACCTCGCAGCGAGAGTCAAAGCCAGGCAGCATGTGCTGACCTGA
- a CDS encoding right-handed parallel beta-helix repeat-containing protein gives MRFALALVLTLGTLSTWAAEFHIAPAGNDTNPGTEAAPLASLGAARDAVRAAGVGPHTVWLHDGDYIHPRSVPFSAEDSGTAAAPIAYRAVNTGKARLHGGHFLAGEAFMAVSDAAALARIPEEGRATVRQADLSAIATLGDVPDAFRSAQPVPELFFNGARMTLAQWPNEGWAEIETIVESGPAPWRNFASDALGVFTYSGDHQARWANVADLWLEGYWCFDWASETIRVKSIDPATRQITLGSQHVYGIGSGNPAPRRYRAVNLLEELDVPGEYYIDRAAKVLYFWPPATLDGGEIVLSLTAEPLVALNGASHLQFTGITFEYSAGNALSVTGGEGVTLAGCTLRNAGLIGAVIDGGTNHTVQSCDIYNNGTGGLSISGGDRKTLTLSGHRVVNNHIYRVSERMRTAAYNIVMAGVGIHVAHNEINDAPHQAILVSGNDHVFEFNDVHHVSMNSDDCGAFYMGRNPSDRGTVIRHNYWHEIGSKMAHGSCAIYFDDGDGGQTVHGNVFYKASGGSFGAVFNHGGHDNIVTNNIFIECGLALGSAPWPDALWKQWLSEPLWQGRLLEEVDITKAPFTERYPELKGYMEYESGLRLNHAARNVAVKTKNLVNGNWTVKDSFITQEDPGFVDYKAQNFALKEDAELFGLIPGFEPIPFDEIGLMVDEYRTVVE, from the coding sequence ATGCGCTTCGCTTTGGCATTGGTACTCACACTGGGCACCCTCAGCACTTGGGCCGCAGAATTTCACATCGCCCCTGCAGGCAACGACACCAATCCAGGAACCGAAGCCGCGCCCTTGGCCTCCCTCGGCGCCGCGCGCGATGCCGTGCGGGCCGCCGGCGTCGGGCCCCATACCGTGTGGCTGCACGATGGCGACTATATCCACCCGAGGTCCGTCCCCTTTAGCGCAGAAGACAGCGGCACGGCGGCGGCCCCCATTGCTTACCGCGCCGTAAACACCGGCAAGGCCCGGCTCCATGGGGGACACTTTCTTGCGGGTGAGGCGTTTATGGCAGTGAGTGATGCCGCCGCACTGGCACGCATCCCGGAGGAGGGCCGCGCAACCGTGCGGCAGGCGGACCTTTCCGCCATCGCTACGCTTGGCGATGTGCCCGATGCCTTCCGCAGCGCCCAACCCGTGCCGGAGCTCTTCTTCAACGGTGCGCGCATGACCCTGGCCCAGTGGCCCAACGAGGGCTGGGCGGAAATCGAAACCATCGTTGAGAGCGGGCCCGCGCCCTGGCGCAACTTTGCTTCGGATGCCCTCGGCGTCTTTACCTACAGCGGCGATCATCAGGCGCGCTGGGCCAACGTGGCCGATCTCTGGCTCGAAGGCTACTGGTGCTTCGACTGGGCCTCCGAGACCATCCGCGTGAAGTCCATCGATCCCGCTACGCGCCAGATAACCCTGGGTTCGCAGCACGTCTACGGCATTGGCAGCGGCAACCCCGCGCCGCGCCGCTATCGCGCGGTGAATCTGCTGGAGGAGCTCGACGTCCCGGGCGAGTACTACATTGATCGCGCCGCCAAAGTGCTCTATTTCTGGCCGCCCGCCACCCTGGACGGTGGCGAAATCGTCCTCTCGCTCACCGCGGAGCCGCTGGTTGCGTTGAACGGCGCGTCCCATCTTCAATTCACGGGGATCACCTTCGAATACAGCGCGGGCAACGCACTCTCGGTTACGGGCGGCGAAGGCGTGACCCTTGCCGGCTGTACCCTCCGCAACGCCGGCCTCATCGGCGCCGTGATTGACGGCGGCACGAACCACACCGTGCAAAGCTGCGACATCTACAACAACGGCACCGGCGGCCTCAGCATCAGCGGCGGTGACCGGAAGACCCTCACGCTCTCCGGACATCGCGTGGTGAACAATCACATCTACCGCGTGTCCGAGCGCATGCGCACCGCCGCGTACAACATCGTCATGGCCGGCGTGGGCATTCACGTGGCCCACAACGAAATCAACGACGCGCCCCATCAGGCCATTCTCGTGTCCGGCAATGACCACGTCTTTGAGTTCAACGACGTGCACCACGTCAGCATGAATTCCGACGACTGCGGCGCTTTCTACATGGGCCGCAATCCTTCGGATCGCGGCACCGTCATCCGTCACAACTACTGGCACGAAATAGGCAGCAAGATGGCCCACGGCAGTTGCGCGATCTACTTCGACGATGGCGACGGCGGCCAGACGGTACATGGCAATGTCTTCTACAAGGCCTCGGGCGGCAGTTTCGGCGCGGTGTTCAACCACGGCGGGCACGACAATATCGTGACCAACAACATCTTCATCGAATGCGGCCTTGCCCTGGGCTCCGCGCCCTGGCCCGACGCCCTCTGGAAGCAGTGGCTGAGCGAGCCCCTCTGGCAGGGTAGACTGCTGGAAGAGGTGGACATCACCAAAGCGCCCTTCACCGAGCGCTATCCCGAGCTGAAGGGCTACATGGAGTACGAAAGCGGCCTGCGCCTGAACCACGCCGCGCGCAACGTAGCCGTGAAAACCAAGAACCTGGTCAACGGAAACTGGACCGTGAAGGACAGCTTCATCACCCAGGAAGATCCCGGCTTTGTGGACTACAAGGCCCAGAACTTCGCCCTGAAAGAGGATGCGGAACTCTTCGGACTGATTCCCGGCTTCGAGCCGATTCCTTTTGACGAGATTGGTTTGATGGTGGATGAGTATCGCACGGTGGTCGAGTAA
- a CDS encoding type II toxin-antitoxin system MqsR family toxin, with protein MKVKFSKEKRKPHYPLARIKALIREGGYRVTRTAMRCATNDFGFSEPAEIAEAILSLDNSDFLKSMTMLRDSAIWQDVYRPDVGGIPAYVKVQIVDIMTVVISFKSLEDD; from the coding sequence ATTAAGGTAAAATTCTCTAAGGAGAAACGAAAGCCACATTATCCACTGGCCCGGATTAAAGCGCTCATCCGGGAGGGTGGCTATCGCGTTACCCGAACGGCGATGCGATGCGCGACGAACGATTTTGGATTCTCTGAACCGGCCGAGATCGCAGAGGCGATTCTGAGTTTGGACAATTCGGACTTTCTCAAATCTATGACAATGCTGCGGGATTCAGCAATTTGGCAGGATGTCTATCGCCCCGATGTAGGTGGAATACCGGCCTACGTAAAAGTACAGATAGTAGACATCATGACGGTAGTAATCTCATTCAAATCCCTGGAGGACGATTAA
- a CDS encoding FtsX-like permease family protein produces the protein MFSLIRNSLRHYWRMHLGVLAGVTLAAAVLTGSLLVGDSVDYSLLRFAKQRLGNIDHAISTRTQYFSQRVVEAIGSDAKISTAGALQLRGMAIRQGATTDDRRQINRVEVIGVGEDFWKLAADSTLALGPNETALNTKLAEALGVTEGGEVDLRMEKPSLLPRDAGLSVRNEDRSVRQTYTVKKVLSDDEMGRYSLSASQIAPYNAFVNRDALQARVALPNRINLLFASGELADDALDETLARVWTPEDIGLAFDTHPSGVVQLKSERIFIPAELASAAQEIPGAQGTLTYLVNGFSKGNLATPYSFAVAGAVPPEMKDDEIIINRWMADQIQAAIGDTITMTYSALLPSNKFEERKRDFKVSAIREMADLVSEKELTPVFPGLTDVDSCADWDVGMPMDEEKLNDKANEDYWDAYKQTPKAFVTLKTGQELWGNRFGDLTNVRFPAAPDTIARVSDHLKQNADPARTGLVFIPVEAQALAAVQKAMDFGGLFIGMSFFLIVAALLLTGLLFVFGIQHRIEQIGMLLALGFRHKQVRRLFLAEGAIVAVAGSILGAVSSTFYTRGLLHGLATYWQGALANSSIQYHATFGSIVVGAVISLVCALVTMFFALRKYMKKPARELLYMDFSQSLETSREGRGRRATLYLGVGGVVLAALIMALPLVIAVHNAALLGFGVGTLLLLSAFCLCRWKLMSMDRAQGGRPFTFTALALQNVSRRRGRSLATIALLGGGAFMVFAVSSMHEDLYASAHLRSSGTGGYSLLAESTFPLLEKPEFIVKSDTLSAAAIKVRDGDDASCLNLNHSQQPGVLGVNVAEFAARKGFASEDAAAELWERLNVKLEDGAIPALAGDANTAMWTLKKKTGIEKGDYLIYQDESGAEVKVKLVGALPMRLSVFQGKILMSDENFTRLFPAEDGYRMLLIDAPADAIESTIQSLNRAYDRFGLDAIPPVERILEFYAVETTYLAMFLVLGGLGLAIGSVGMGVVVLRNLLERRGELAMLGALGYPHPAIIRMLYIEYGFLLVAGLGTGIVAASLAIIPSFFATNSQVNVGTQVQLALLVFIVSVGCTATAIVLGFRRERFDALRIE, from the coding sequence ATGTTTTCTCTGATCCGCAACAGCCTCCGCCACTATTGGCGTATGCACCTCGGCGTGCTCGCGGGCGTCACCTTGGCCGCCGCCGTGCTGACTGGCTCGCTGCTGGTGGGCGATTCCGTGGACTACTCGTTACTCCGCTTCGCGAAGCAGCGCCTGGGCAACATCGACCACGCCATCAGCACACGCACCCAGTACTTCAGCCAACGCGTGGTGGAAGCCATCGGCTCGGACGCGAAGATCTCCACGGCGGGCGCGCTGCAATTGCGCGGCATGGCCATCCGACAGGGTGCCACAACCGATGACCGCCGCCAGATCAACCGCGTCGAAGTCATCGGCGTCGGCGAGGACTTCTGGAAACTGGCGGCGGACTCCACGCTGGCCCTCGGCCCCAACGAAACGGCGCTCAACACGAAACTGGCCGAGGCGCTGGGCGTGACAGAGGGCGGCGAGGTGGATCTGCGCATGGAGAAGCCCTCGCTGCTGCCCCGTGACGCCGGTCTCTCCGTGCGCAATGAAGATCGCTCCGTGCGCCAGACCTACACGGTCAAGAAGGTGCTCAGCGATGACGAAATGGGCCGCTACAGCCTTTCCGCGAGTCAGATCGCGCCCTACAACGCTTTCGTGAATCGAGACGCGCTTCAGGCCCGGGTGGCGCTGCCGAATCGCATCAATCTGCTCTTTGCCAGCGGCGAATTGGCCGACGACGCGCTCGATGAAACCCTCGCCCGCGTGTGGACACCCGAAGACATCGGCCTGGCTTTCGACACGCACCCGAGCGGCGTGGTGCAACTGAAATCGGAGCGTATCTTCATTCCCGCGGAACTTGCCAGCGCCGCGCAGGAGATTCCCGGCGCGCAAGGCACGCTGACCTATCTCGTAAATGGATTTTCGAAAGGCAACCTCGCTACCCCCTATTCCTTCGCCGTTGCGGGCGCGGTGCCCCCGGAGATGAAGGACGATGAGATCATCATCAACCGCTGGATGGCGGATCAGATCCAGGCTGCTATCGGCGACACGATCACCATGACATACTCGGCCCTGCTGCCCTCGAACAAGTTCGAAGAGCGCAAGCGCGATTTCAAGGTGAGCGCCATCCGCGAGATGGCCGATCTCGTCTCTGAAAAGGAGCTCACGCCTGTCTTCCCCGGCCTCACGGACGTGGACAGTTGCGCCGACTGGGATGTGGGCATGCCCATGGACGAGGAGAAGCTCAACGACAAGGCGAACGAGGACTATTGGGACGCGTACAAGCAGACGCCCAAGGCCTTCGTGACGCTGAAGACCGGCCAGGAGCTCTGGGGCAACCGCTTCGGCGATCTCACGAACGTCCGCTTCCCCGCCGCGCCCGACACTATCGCAAGAGTGAGCGATCACCTGAAGCAAAACGCCGACCCCGCGCGGACGGGTCTCGTCTTCATCCCCGTGGAGGCGCAGGCCCTCGCCGCCGTGCAGAAGGCCATGGACTTCGGCGGCCTCTTCATCGGCATGAGCTTCTTCCTGATTGTCGCGGCGCTGCTGCTGACCGGACTGCTCTTCGTCTTTGGCATCCAGCACCGTATCGAGCAGATCGGCATGCTGTTGGCCCTCGGCTTTCGACACAAACAGGTGCGGCGGCTCTTTCTCGCCGAAGGCGCGATTGTGGCTGTAGCGGGTTCCATTCTCGGGGCGGTGTCGAGCACCTTCTATACCCGCGGACTTCTCCACGGCCTCGCAACGTACTGGCAGGGCGCGCTGGCGAATTCCTCCATCCAATACCATGCCACCTTCGGCAGCATCGTAGTGGGCGCGGTCATCAGTCTGGTGTGCGCGCTCGTCACCATGTTTTTCGCGTTGCGGAAGTACATGAAGAAACCGGCACGCGAACTGCTCTACATGGACTTCTCTCAGTCCCTCGAAACGAGTCGCGAAGGCCGGGGCCGCCGCGCCACGCTCTACCTCGGCGTCGGTGGTGTTGTCCTCGCCGCGCTTATCATGGCGTTACCCCTTGTCATCGCCGTGCACAACGCCGCCCTCCTCGGATTCGGCGTGGGCACCCTCCTGCTCCTTTCCGCGTTCTGCCTGTGTCGCTGGAAGTTGATGTCCATGGACCGCGCGCAGGGGGGGCGGCCCTTCACCTTCACCGCGCTGGCGCTGCAAAACGTGTCGCGTCGTCGCGGGCGCAGCCTGGCCACCATCGCGCTGCTCGGCGGCGGTGCATTCATGGTCTTCGCCGTGTCCTCCATGCACGAAGATCTCTATGCCTCCGCCCACCTTCGCTCGTCCGGCACGGGCGGCTACAGCCTGCTCGCGGAATCCACCTTTCCCCTATTGGAAAAGCCCGAGTTCATCGTGAAAAGCGATACCCTGTCCGCCGCCGCCATCAAGGTGCGCGATGGGGACGACGCAAGTTGCCTGAACCTGAATCACTCGCAACAGCCAGGTGTGCTCGGCGTAAACGTGGCCGAATTCGCTGCGCGCAAGGGCTTCGCCTCGGAGGATGCGGCTGCGGAACTGTGGGAGCGCCTCAACGTGAAGCTGGAGGATGGCGCCATCCCTGCGCTCGCGGGTGATGCGAACACGGCCATGTGGACGCTGAAGAAAAAGACAGGGATTGAGAAGGGTGACTACCTGATCTATCAGGACGAAAGCGGCGCTGAGGTGAAGGTCAAACTCGTGGGTGCGCTGCCCATGCGGCTCAGTGTATTCCAGGGCAAGATCCTCATGAGCGACGAGAACTTCACGCGCCTCTTCCCCGCCGAGGACGGCTACCGCATGCTCCTGATCGACGCGCCCGCCGACGCCATCGAATCCACCATCCAGAGCCTCAATCGGGCCTATGACCGCTTCGGTCTCGACGCCATCCCGCCCGTGGAGCGCATCCTCGAATTCTACGCTGTGGAGACGACCTACCTCGCCATGTTCCTCGTACTTGGCGGGCTGGGCCTTGCCATCGGCAGCGTGGGTATGGGGGTGGTGGTACTGCGCAACCTCCTTGAGCGACGCGGTGAACTCGCGATGCTCGGCGCGCTGGGCTACCCCCACCCCGCCATCATTCGCATGCTCTACATCGAGTACGGTTTTCTGCTCGTCGCAGGTTTGGGGACGGGCATCGTCGCGGCGTCCCTGGCGATTATTCCATCCTTCTTCGCCACGAATTCCCAGGTCAACGTGGGCACGCAGGTGCAACTGGCCCTGCTGGTCTTCATCGTGTCCGTCGGCTGCACCGCCACGGCGATTGTGCTGGGATTCCGCCGAGAGCGCTTCGATGCGTTGAGAATAGAATAG
- a CDS encoding DUF4838 domain-containing protein translates to MRDKIWTLMAIVGIVLPGAATVRADMMIAEGGKPRARIVVADAPTEQALKGARALSEILGRISGAALPIVHESEPGDGPRILVGRSKAVEALGIEVPSGHAPEMNEEAIIVKTEGSNLVLAGNEDWNYSGTLFAVYDFLEQDLGCRWFFPGTFGEVLPSSATIKIGEIDRMEKPSFRIRDIWYSGWMPVSEEDRADFAQWYDRNKLSKLDLSLPGDGSISLLAPADEYFDAHPEIYAIDEKGERLRDMMCMTEPEGVRIGAETIKRAFRADPDMLTFGFAPPDGHPMCYCANCQRFFPGFVGKGYGDPSLSDLWFHFANQVAAEVYKEFPERWVLTNGYANRVRPPESTGPLSPNLGIQSAMLGTCNIHRTGDPRCWQRIHYQQVLERWTDAPDPIIIYDYDPGKAVDNLPFPALHCLKHDLPWFRDKGIWGFWTEGNNAWMVTHLNYYVRARLMWDADADVDALVREYCQQFYGPAGEAIEKYIWTLEDAVEATTTHERWGELMQWRLILSDVQDKLDALMASATENAVDEPFKGRVRVLRLAHDHMMAFLAMETAVVEGNFAAAIHHGEGMLALREEASAIRTGLLPIAPEIAVAESSSLETHLKIYRDLRERTSGAKGTLVAMLPREWEFKPDPEDIGTLYQWYLPGVESGWKPIDVTQSWETQGYQDEKSWNLWGKAWYRTEFDVPAASEGTAYRLTFGGVYNTAVWVWVNGVMRPVQSDMPTRSGAPKSKYSFDVDVSDLIRPGEKNSVAVLVDLEMPGRSVRGGLHRRVFLWSPK, encoded by the coding sequence ATGCGCGATAAAATTTGGACATTGATGGCCATTGTCGGCATCGTGTTGCCTGGCGCAGCGACGGTGCGTGCGGACATGATGATAGCGGAGGGGGGAAAGCCTCGCGCCCGTATTGTGGTCGCGGATGCGCCTACGGAGCAGGCCCTGAAAGGCGCCCGGGCACTCAGCGAAATACTCGGGCGTATCAGCGGAGCAGCACTGCCCATTGTCCATGAGTCCGAGCCGGGCGATGGTCCCAGAATTCTCGTGGGTCGGAGCAAAGCCGTGGAAGCACTCGGAATCGAGGTTCCGTCGGGTCATGCCCCTGAAATGAACGAAGAGGCAATTATCGTCAAGACCGAGGGCTCCAACCTGGTGCTTGCGGGGAATGAAGACTGGAACTACAGCGGCACACTCTTCGCCGTCTATGACTTTCTGGAGCAGGATCTTGGTTGTCGCTGGTTTTTTCCTGGTACCTTCGGCGAAGTATTGCCCTCAAGCGCCACCATAAAGATTGGCGAAATCGATCGGATGGAAAAGCCGAGTTTCCGAATCCGCGACATCTGGTATTCGGGCTGGATGCCGGTCAGCGAGGAAGATCGTGCGGACTTTGCCCAGTGGTACGACCGCAACAAACTCAGCAAGCTAGACCTGAGCCTGCCCGGCGATGGCTCCATCAGCCTCCTCGCGCCCGCCGACGAGTATTTCGACGCCCACCCCGAGATCTATGCCATCGACGAGAAAGGCGAGCGCCTGCGCGACATGATGTGCATGACCGAGCCCGAGGGCGTGCGCATCGGTGCGGAGACGATCAAGAGGGCCTTCCGCGCGGACCCGGACATGCTCACCTTCGGCTTTGCGCCGCCTGACGGTCATCCCATGTGCTATTGCGCGAATTGTCAGCGCTTCTTTCCGGGGTTTGTGGGCAAGGGCTATGGGGATCCGAGCCTGAGCGATCTGTGGTTCCATTTCGCCAATCAGGTCGCCGCCGAGGTCTACAAGGAATTCCCCGAGCGCTGGGTGCTCACCAATGGTTATGCGAACCGCGTGCGTCCGCCCGAATCCACCGGGCCGCTCTCGCCCAATCTGGGCATCCAGTCCGCCATGCTGGGCACCTGCAACATCCACCGCACGGGCGACCCGCGGTGCTGGCAGCGCATCCACTACCAGCAGGTGCTGGAACGCTGGACCGATGCCCCCGACCCCATCATCATCTATGACTACGACCCCGGCAAGGCCGTGGATAATCTGCCCTTTCCCGCGCTCCACTGCCTGAAGCATGATCTGCCCTGGTTTCGCGATAAGGGCATATGGGGCTTCTGGACCGAGGGCAACAATGCCTGGATGGTGACCCATCTCAACTACTATGTCCGCGCCCGTCTCATGTGGGACGCCGACGCCGACGTGGATGCGCTTGTGCGCGAGTATTGCCAGCAGTTCTACGGCCCCGCTGGTGAAGCGATTGAAAAGTACATCTGGACCCTTGAAGACGCCGTCGAGGCTACCACCACCCACGAACGCTGGGGCGAACTCATGCAGTGGCGCCTCATTCTGTCCGATGTTCAGGATAAGCTGGACGCCCTCATGGCCTCCGCCACGGAAAATGCAGTAGACGAACCCTTTAAAGGGCGCGTTCGCGTGCTGCGACTGGCCCACGACCACATGATGGCCTTCCTGGCCATGGAGACGGCGGTGGTGGAGGGCAACTTCGCCGCCGCCATCCACCACGGCGAAGGCATGCTGGCCCTGCGCGAGGAGGCGTCTGCCATTCGCACGGGGCTGCTTCCCATCGCCCCGGAAATAGCGGTGGCCGAGTCCTCAAGCCTGGAGACCCATCTGAAGATCTATCGGGACCTCCGGGAGCGAACTTCGGGCGCCAAAGGTACCCTCGTGGCCATGCTGCCCCGCGAGTGGGAATTCAAGCCGGACCCGGAAGACATCGGCACGCTCTATCAGTGGTATCTCCCCGGCGTGGAAAGCGGCTGGAAGCCCATCGACGTCACCCAATCCTGGGAGACCCAGGGCTACCAGGACGAGAAGAGCTGGAACCTTTGGGGCAAGGCCTGGTACCGCACCGAGTTCGACGTGCCCGCCGCAAGCGAAGGGACGGCGTATAGGCTCACCTTTGGCGGCGTCTACAACACCGCGGTCTGGGTCTGGGTCAACGGCGTGATGCGGCCGGTCCAGTCTGACATGCCCACGCGCAGCGGCGCGCCCAAGTCGAAGTACTCCTTCGACGTGGACGTCAGCGATCTGATCCGCCCCGGCGAGAAGAACAGCGTCGCGGTGCTCGTCGATCTGGAGATGCCCGGTCGAAGCGTTCGCGGCGGCCTGCACCGCCGGGTGTTTTTGTGGAGTCCGAAATAG